The Wolbachia endosymbiont of Drosophila innubila region TATTTCGTGATGGTGATGTTATAACAGGAAGCAATTGTATTATAGATAGAGAAACTGGTAAAGTTACACTTGAGGGAGGAAAAATCTATCTGCGCGGTGCAGTTAGAAAGGTTGAAAAAGAAGAATTTGTTATTCCACTGAGTACCACAGTTCGCATAGGTGTTTATTATGTAGAATCTACGATTACAGAACTTGAGGATGAAAACCTTCGTGATCCTGCTATTGGTACAAGAAATTATCAGGAAGTAGGAGCTGCAAGGCTTAAAGTTTCCACCATTTGGGGTTATCAAGCAGAAGGTCTTTCTCCACGTTTTTCTGAAGGAGAGTTTTATCCAATCTATAACATTGAAAATGGAGTATTAATAGAACATTCACCACCTCCACAAGCAAACATAGTAACTACTGCTCTTGCTCGTTATGACAAAGAAGCAAATGGTTCCTACGTCGTAAATGGTCTTGAAGTAATGTTCCTGCAAAAGGAAGAGGGAGAAGGAGGAAAAAAAATATTTGTGATTAATGAGGGCAAAGCTCATGTTGATGGCTATGAGATTGAACTTCCTCACAGTATTCGTGTTTCTTTTGATGAAGATCCGGATATAAAATCAGTTGAATCAGAACCACATACTTTTCAGCCAAATAGCCAAAGAGTAATGGAACTGAAGGTTAATGATTTTCCAATAAGTGAAATTAAAAAAGTAGATATAACTGTTCAGAAAACCATTACTGTTACTCATGGTTCATACTCTGGAGCTATTGATCCGATACCTGACTCTGCAGTACTTGAGATTATTCAAGTTAAACAAGGCAATGTTATTTATGAAAATAGTATAGATTACAAATTAAACGCAGGAAACGTTGATTGGTCATTACCAGGTAAAGAACCAGCTCCTGGAAGTAGTTATCAAATAACCTACCGCTGTCGTACTCATGTAAGCCCTGAAGATATAAGTGAACAGGGATGCAAAGTAAAAGGAGCAGTTGATAACAGCTTGGTTCTGATTGATTACACCTGGAAAATGCCCCGCTATGATTTAATTACTATCGATAGCAAAGGAGTGGTAAGAAGAATAAAAGGAATTTCTCACCCTTGGCGACCATCAATGCCTAGAGCGCCTAGTGGACAACTTTTGCTCTGCTACATTCATCAGACGTGGAAAAAAGGCGAAGGGGTAAAAATAGTGAATAATGCTATTCATGCTGTACCGATGAATGAGCTTGAAGCAATGAAAAAAGGAATAAATGATCTTTATGCGCTGGTTGCAGAGGAACGTCTACGCAATGATGCAAATTCAAGAGAACCTACCACCAAAAAAGGAGTATTTGTTGATTCATTCTTTGATGATGATATGCGCGATCAAGGAATTTTGCAGTCTGCAGCAATAGTAAATAAGGAACTAATTTTACCAATAGATGTAACGATTGCTGATATTGATGGAGGAGAAAAAACTTATTTGTTGCCATATGAACTTGAACCGGTACTGGAGCAGCTTTTACAGACCAAAGGAGAAAAGATCAATCCATATCAAGCTTTTGACCCAGTCCCGGCAAAAGTTACCATGAACAAAAATATAGATCACTGGACGGAGGTTACTACGAATTGGAAAAGTCCAGTAACCAGAGTGTTTAATGTTAAAGAAACAACAGAGCTGCTGTCAAGTACCTCATACGAAACTGAATTTATGCGAGAAGCAACTCAAAATTTTGAGATTGAAGGTTTTGCAACTGGTGAAAAGCTTAAGGAAGTAAAATTTGATGGCCTAAGCATTCAACCCATACCATAGAGGAAAAAAGTGGAAAATCAAGGACGAATAAGTGGAAAGATAAAAATCCCAGCAAACATTCCAGCAGGTACTAAATTAGTACAGTTTTATGGGGATAAAGGAAGCTATGGAGAGGCAACTTATACTGGTAAAAAAACTATTACCATAGAAGAAAGAAGAAGAGTGATCGCAGCAAGACGAGTTGATCCTTTAGCCCAAACATTTACGCTAAATGAGAGCAGACACATAGGAGGCGTGGAGCTATGGTTTGTAAATAAAGGCAAAAAACGTGTTGTTGTTCAGATTAGAGAAACAGCAGTGGGAATGCCCTCGCAGACTGTCATTGCTGAAAGCTATATTGAGCCAAAAGATATAAAGATAGATGGCACAGCAACACGTATAACTTGGTCTCCTGTCTGGTGTGAATCTAGCAGAGAATATGCAATAGTTTTGCTAACCGATGATGCAGATACAGCAGTAAAAATAGCAGAGCTTGGCAAATATGATGTAGTAAATAGCCGCTGGGTAACGAGTCAGCCATATCAAGTAGGAGTATTACTATCATCAAGTAATGCAAGCACCTGGACTCCGCATCAAAATTTAGATTTAACGTTTCGACTACTAGCTGCAAAATTTAGTGAAAATTCTCATGTTATTGATCTTGGTAAAGTCACTGCAAACAACGTATCAGATTTAATAGTTTTAACAAATGTTGAAAAAGTAGCATTTGATACCAATGTAGAATTTATCTTAACAGATGAAGAAGGGAAAGAAAACTTTTTGTCTGATAATTTGCCGCTCGCGCTGCGTGAAAGACTATCTGGAGAGTTAACAGTAAAGGCAAATTTAAAAGGTGCAAAAGAAAAAAGTCCTGTTCTCTATCCTGGGTTACAGCTAGTTCTAGGTAATCTTTCAGAGTCCGGAGATTATGTTACAAGGAGCATTACAGCAGGTGCTAACACTAAGATAACAATTACCTATGATGCGCTAATACCTGGCACTGCAGATGTTAAAGCATATGTGGAACAAAGCGTCAAAGGATGGCAATTAGTAAATTTAACATCAGGAAAACCTATTGGGGAAAATTGGGTGGAGAGAACTCATGTACTAACAAACTTTAATAGCAATGAAACAAGGGTAAAATTGGTTTTAAGTGGAACGGTTATTTATCGGCCAAAGGTAAAAAACTTGCGGGTTGTTATAACGTAAGAAAATGCCAAATGATGAAACGAGGCGCGGATATCCTTTGCCACACCCAGAGAATATTGCAGTGGAAGATGTAGTACGTATTCGCAGAGCTATAGAAAAAGTAGATGAGGATATGAGTAATAGAGAAAATAAACATAATCAACTTAAAAGTAATTTTGAACGATTTAGATTTGAAACTTTTTTGAATTTTTGGGAATGAAAGAAGCAATAGAAGCGTTACATCAAAGGATAAAGGATTTAGCAGTAAGTAGCACACCTGATCAACTGGCATATCTTGCAAAATCGCTGGAATTGATAGCAGATAAAAAAGCTATTTCTGATATTGCGCAAATGACTAAAGTAAAAGAAATAATTGATGCACTACAAAAGAGGCTTAAGGATTTAGCAGAAAACAGTACACCAGATCAATTAGCATATCTTGCTAAAGCATTGGAATCAATAATCGACAAAAGTGCAGTTTCTGAAATTGTACAGATGACAGATGGTAAGCTAAAAGAACTTCTTGATAGTGCAAAAAAACACTTAACTGATCTGGATAATAAAAAAGCTAGTTCTTTAGCAGTGATCTCTGAATCAGAGAAGCAGTTATTAAAGAGAATTGATGAAAAAGGAACAACAAATTTATCGCTACTTGATACGAGAAAGAATGCCAATATTGCAGCAATAAGTAGCATTAGTAACAGTCATAAAGATGGTCTTAAAGGTTTAGTGAATAACTTCCGTACTGTTAATGATGTGCCAAGTGGCTCATCAATTATTAGGGAAATAGAAACTCGAATTGAAAACATCCTGAATGAGGTAAAAACTCGGGATGAACAGTTAAAAGCGTCTCTTATAAATGAAATAAGAAAGCGCAACATGGTTGAACCAGGGTCATTACCTTTCTTATTTGGTGTACTTGGCAGAAAAAATAATTATTTTGGCCACGGAACTTTTACGACAGAGCTTGGAAAGTGGAGTAGTGATATAACAAAAACTGACTATATGTTACAACTACTAGCAGGTAGCCATACGTACAATACAGATTACGTTAGTTTTTATCGGCCAAGACAACTAAGTTTTATAGAGGGAAGTAAAGGAACATTTATTTACGGAGAGTTATGCACAAAAAGTTTTTCGGGTAGTTATGATGAGATATACTATTACCCGTATGCTGCACTTGGAGTAGTATTTGTAAAAAATACAACCAATGTGAACATAAATAAGACAATGGAATTTGTTGGATCATCGTATTCGAGTACGGAGTATGGGGGAGCAGGATTATTTGTGGGAACTCCTGATAACACTAATTCTAATAAATCAAGTATTTCAAAAATAGTATGGAAAAATGTTTACCAATACACGAGTTCTGGTAGCAAGTTAGCCGGATCTGGTAATGTGGAGATTCCAGCAGGAAAAACAGTTGCAATATTACTTTACACATCATCTTATCTGTATTCCAGAACACAAGTTAGTCAAGGTATGCTTGCATCAAATTATGTACACAACTATGGTCAATTTATTCAGTGGGGAATTTATAACATACGTAGCAATTTTCTCACCACAGAGCTTGAGGTAGATGTGGAAAGGACGCTCAGGGGTTGGCAATGTCCAGGATTATCTAACACGTATGAGATTTGGAGGTAACAAACAATGTCTATCTACATTAGATTTGAAAATGATAAACAAGTAGAAACAACAACACTTGAAAGCAAGCCAACTGAAAATGATTGGTATGAAGCACCAGAAGATTTTGATTGGCAAAAAAGCTATTGTTTAACAGAAGGAGGAAAAATTGCTCAGCGTACTAAAGAAGATATACAAAAGGAGTTACTGGATAATGCGAAGCTTTGTGCATTTGATAGTATGCGTTTCTATTATGATAATCATACTCACCAATATGCAGGTCATTCTCACCAAAAAGCTAAATCTTATGAGATTCAAGCGGAAGCCGCAAAAAGCATTCTAGCAGCACCAGAATCTATAGATGAAAAGGATAAAGAAATTATAGAACCTTTAGCAAAAGTCCGTGGTATTACGGTTATTGAAATGGCAAGAATAATTGAGGAAAAAGTGAAAAAAGCAGTAAAAGCAATAATTAAATGTGAAGAGCTTGAAGATTTAGCCAAAAGAAAGATTGAAGAAGCCAAAAGTGAAAATGAGCTACAGACTTTGCTAGATGATTTCAGGAAAAAAATACAAAGAAATGGCTGAAGAATTTTTACATGGCGTAAATGTTATTGAGGTAACCTCAGGAGCAAAGACAGTACGTACACAGCTAAATCATCAGTGATAGGTGTAATTGGTACTGCACCTGAAGCAGATGAGCAAAAATTTCCGCTAAATAAAAACCAGTGTTAGTTGCAGGAAGCTTAAAGGAAGCAGCAAAGCTCGGAAAGAGTGGCAGTTTACCTTCTGCAATAAATGGAATATTTTCCCAGATTGGTGCAACAGTAGTAGTTATTCGAGTTAAAGAAAGTGAAAACAGCGATCCAAAGCTCAAAGAAAGTGAAACTATTCAAAGTATAATCGGTGGAGTTGATAAAGAGACTGGAGAATATCAAGGGATAGAGGCATTCCTCAGTAGTGAAAGTATAGTTCATGTTGCTCCAAGAATATTAATTGCACCTCAGTTTACTCATCAGTTACCTGAAATAGATGGAGTAAATTCAGTAGTGAGTGCTTTAATTTCCATAGCAGAAAAATTAAGAGCAATTATTGTTGCAGACGGACCAAATACTAATGATGAAGAAGCAATAAAATGGAGAAAAAGTGTAGGCAGCTCAAGAGTTTACGTTGTTGATCCATGGGTTAAGGTATTTATTGAAGGAAAAGAAGGAACCTTGCCAGCAAGCCCATTTGTAGCTGGTTTAATAGCAAAAGTAGATAGCGAACAAGGATTTTGGCACTCACCTTCAAATAAAGAGATAAATGGTATTGTTGGAACAAGCAGGCCTATTGATTTTAGCTTAGGTTATGCAAATTGCAGAGCAAACCACTTAAATGAAAATGAAGTAACAACGATAATTCATCAAAACAGCTATAGGCTTTGGGGAAATAGAACATGTTCAAATGACTCAAAATGGGCTTTTCTATCAGTAAGGCGCACTGCAGATTTAATTAACGATAGTTTACTTCGAGCTCATCTCTGGGCAGTTGATCGCAATATCACCAAAACTTATATAGATGATGTGATTGAGGGGGTGAATTCTTACCTTGCAAGTTTAAAAGCGCAAGGAGCAATTATCAGTGGAAAATGTTATGCAACTCCCGAACTCAATACACCGGCAAATATTGCAAGCGGAAAAGTGTCTTTTGATTTTGAGTTTACACCGCCATATCCAGCTGAGCAAATAATATTCAGATCCCATCTTGTAAATAATAGTGTAATAAGTTAGGAGAAAGCGAAGTGTTACCCAAAATACTGAGAAATTTTAACGTATTTGTAGATGGTCGTGGTTATGCAGGAAAAATAGATGAAATAACCTTGCCGAAGCTTACCATAAAAACCGAAGAGTACAGAGCTGGTGGTATGGATATTCCAATAAATATTGACATGGGCATGGAAAAGCTTGAAGCAGACTTTACTTTTGCTGAGTATGATTCAGAACTATTTAGACTTTTTGGCTTGATAGATGGAAACTCAGTATCTTTAACGCTCCGTGGAGGAATGCAAGGTAATGATATTGAAGCAGTAATAATCAATTTAAGAGGCATTTTTAAAGAGTTTGACTTTGGCAACTGGAAACCTGCTGAGAAAGCAACGCTGAAGTGTACTGTAGCTGCCCATTATTATAAACTTACTATAGGTGGTAATGAATTAATAGAGATCGATGCTGAAAATATGATTAGAAAGATAAATGGCGTTGATCAAATGGCCTTGCTACAAACGATTCTAGGGATCTAATATGATTGACAAAATTACATAAAAATGTTAAAATATAAGAAGTTGTAGGTATATAGTTAATATGGATTCTAAAGCTCATACAAATTCCATAGAGCAGCTAACTGGTTTACTTGTTAGTGTAGCACAATCTCAAGACAAGTCCGTTTTAAAGTTATTAACTGAATTAATGGAAGAAGAAATTGAAGATATGGAATTATCTAAGATTGCTGACGAACGCTATAAAGAAAAGAGGGTTAAACATCAAGATGCCTTCTGGGATTAAGCCTTACAATATAGACTATTCAGAATCTGTTATAAAGAAAGACATTCCGGCTCTTCCAGCAAAAGTAAAGTTAATGATTAAGAAGGCAATAATGGAGCGTCTAACAGTTGATCCAATTGGACTTGGAAAGCCATTAAAGCATAACTTAAGTGGACAACGTAGTCTACGGGTGAGTACCTATCGTATACTTTATTATATAGATGTACCAGAACATACAGTAGTTATTACTTCAATTGAACACAGAAAAGATTCTTATCAAAGCTAATCCTATTTATAGCACCATACAAAGAAATTAGTTATGTAAAAGCCGATATAGACTTTTATTTAATTAACTTTTTAAGGAGGAACATGCAAGCTATAACACTTAATAACCCAATAACAGTTGATGGAATTTCTGTCTCAGAACTTACTGTTAGACGTCCAAAAGTTAGAGACTATCTTGCAATTGAACGCTTAAATGGTAGTGACCTTAGTAAAGAAGTAACTTTGACTGCCAATTTGACATCAGTTGCAAAAGAAGCATATTTGAAAAAGAGAGATGCTTTGCATTCATTTAATGAAGAAGTAAGAAAAAGTGGAAGAAATATTAAGTACTTAGTAAGTGACCAACATAAACTTGGCTCTTCTATTGAAGTATTAAAAGGTAAGTATGGTAAGCTTGGATCTGCAATACGTAGTCACCAAAGTTTTTTAGCAAGCAAAGCACATTTTAAGTCACAAATTATAGAGACTATTGGGCTAGGGCTAACGCTTGCAGCTCCAGTTAAAGTTGCAATTGACTTTGAAAGTGCTATGGCTGATGTTACAAAAGTGGTAGATTTTAAAAAAGGAACGGATGAAGCAACTAAATTTGCAAAGAAGTTAAAAGAGATGTCACGTACTATACCATTATCAGCCGCAGAACTGGCACAAATAGCTGCAAGTGGTGGTCAACTTGGTATCAAGAAAGAAGATCTTTTTATGTTTACAGAAACAGTGGCAAAAATGTCTACAGCATTTGATATGTCTGCAGAGCAAGCAGGTGATTCTATAGCTAAACTCTCTAACGTTTATGGAATTGATGTTAGTAAAATGGAATACGTTGGTAATGTAATCAATCACTTATCAGATAACACTGCTGCCAAAGCAAAAGATATGGTTGAAGCTCTAGCAATAGTTGGTGGTACTGCAAAACAATTTGGTCTTGACATCAAGGAAACAAGTAGTTTAGTAAATGCCTTCGTTAGTTTAGGTAAACAACCAGCAAAAGCTGCAACTGCTATAAATGCTCTACTTAGTAAACTTCAGACTGCTGAAGAACAAGGAGGGGATTTTAAAGCAGCATTAGAGCAAATGGGCATAACTGCAGAAGAAATAGTACAAAGAATAAGCGAAAACGGCGAAGAAGCATTACTCTACTTTTTTCAAGCTCTAAAGAAAATGGATAACCAGGAACGTTCTACAATCCTTATGAAACTTTTCGGTCAGGAATATCAAGATGATATTGCATTATTAGCTGGAAGTTTTAACAAATACGAAGATGCTATAAGGTTACTATCTGACACAGAAGAGTACAAGAGCTCGTTGCAGAAAGAATTTCAAAACCGTGTAAACACCACAGCCAGTAAATTACGACTTCTTCGCAACGCAATAGCTGAAGTTGGTATGAACCTGGGTTCAGTGATGCTGCCTACTTTAAAATCTATAGCTGAATTTTTACAAGAAAAAACTAGAAGCATAGCGTTATTTGCAGAAAAATATCCAACTTTAACCAAAGCAATCATGGGTACTGTAGCAGCCTTGATAAGTTTAAAAGTTGTAGCAGTGGGACTAGGATACGGATTTACATTGCTAGGAAGTACGATTTTTAGTCTGAAAGCAAACCTACTTGGAGTATTTTCATTTTTATCAGCTACAGTTTTTCCTGCAGTAGTAACAGGACTAAGAGCAGTAACACTCGCTATAATGAGTAACCCTATAGGACTTTTTAATTACTGGACTTGTCACTGGCGCAGCACTTGTTATAACTAACTGGCAAAAGGT contains the following coding sequences:
- a CDS encoding phage major tail tube protein; amino-acid sequence: MLPKILRNFNVFVDGRGYAGKIDEITLPKLTIKTEEYRAGGMDIPINIDMGMEKLEADFTFAEYDSELFRLFGLIDGNSVSLTLRGGMQGNDIEAVIINLRGIFKEFDFGNWKPAEKATLKCTVAAHYYKLTIGGNELIEIDAENMIRKINGVDQMALLQTILGI
- a CDS encoding DUF4815 domain-containing protein; protein product: MTLNAYYNRFNPDKEYEKSLFLAGRGLQSAELNETQEYALSKIKGIGDAIFRDGDVITGSNCIIDRETGKVTLEGGKIYLRGAVRKVEKEEFVIPLSTTVRIGVYYVESTITELEDENLRDPAIGTRNYQEVGAARLKVSTIWGYQAEGLSPRFSEGEFYPIYNIENGVLIEHSPPPQANIVTTALARYDKEANGSYVVNGLEVMFLQKEEGEGGKKIFVINEGKAHVDGYEIELPHSIRVSFDEDPDIKSVESEPHTFQPNSQRVMELKVNDFPISEIKKVDITVQKTITVTHGSYSGAIDPIPDSAVLEIIQVKQGNVIYENSIDYKLNAGNVDWSLPGKEPAPGSSYQITYRCRTHVSPEDISEQGCKVKGAVDNSLVLIDYTWKMPRYDLITIDSKGVVRRIKGISHPWRPSMPRAPSGQLLLCYIHQTWKKGEGVKIVNNAIHAVPMNELEAMKKGINDLYALVAEERLRNDANSREPTTKKGVFVDSFFDDDMRDQGILQSAAIVNKELILPIDVTIADIDGGEKTYLLPYELEPVLEQLLQTKGEKINPYQAFDPVPAKVTMNKNIDHWTEVTTNWKSPVTRVFNVKETTELLSSTSYETEFMREATQNFEIEGFATGEKLKEVKFDGLSIQPIP
- a CDS encoding type II toxin-antitoxin system RelE family toxin, encoding MPSGIKPYNIDYSESVIKKDIPALPAKVKLMIKKAIMERLTVDPIGLGKPLKHNLSGQRSLRVSTYRILYYIDVPEHTVVITSIEHRKDSYQS